A window of Synechococcus sp. WH 8109 genomic DNA:
GCCACGGCTTGACGGCGACCGTTCTCATTCAGCGGGATATCGATTTGCCCTTGGAAGCGCCCGGCTTTGTTCCAGTCGGTTTCGCCGTGTCGCACCAAAATCAGTCTGGCGTTTTTGCTCTTCTCCGGCAGCGGTTGCAGGTGGGTGGTGCTGTTCAGGCATTCGATCTGCACCTGGGGGCCGTTGTCTCCTGGCCGGATGTTGAAGACCGAAAGGGAGGTGTTGTCTACGCGGAGACGCCGGAAGCCTTGGTTGGGTTCCCCTAGCAACACCAGCATCAGGCAGCGCAGGATGGCGTTGTGGGCCACCACCAGCACCGTGTCGTTGCCGTTGGCGGGATGGCGCTCCAACAGCTTGCTGATGAAGCCCCGCGCCTGTTCCATCAGCTCAGGCAGTGGCTTGTAGCTCGAACCATCACGACGCTGGAGCTCCAGCTCCATGGGCCGCTGCTTCCAGATCTTGTAGGCCTCCGTTGAGCCTTGCATCAGCTCGTCGATGGTCTGGCCGGACCAGGGCTCAAGATCCACTTCCAGTAGTCCGTCATCAAAGTCGGGATCTGGGGTCTGGCCGCCTTGGGTCTCCAGCAGGCTCGCCGTCGTCGCGGCCGCCCGCTGTAAAGGAGAGCTGTAGATGGCTTGGATGCGCACGTCCTGAAGCGAGCGGCCCAGGGCCCGGGCCTGCTCATGCCCCTCCTCGCTGAGGTTCGAGAGATCATCGCGGCCCTGGATCCGCCGTTCCTTGTTGAAACTGCTGAGACCGTGGCGGACCAGAAGTAGACGAAGGGGCACGGTTCAGCGTCAGGGCGCGGCCATCGTATGGAAGCGGCCGTTCGGGGGGACAATCGTGGGCAGTTGAAGCCCGCTGGTGCCCAGTTCCCCTCACCCGGTTTCCCCGCGCTGGAAGGGACTTCTAGCGGCCTTGTCCCTCGCTTTGGCCGGTTTTATCTGGTTGTCGGGCTTGATGGACAGCCTCTCGCGACCTTCGGTGGCACCGGCCCTGAGCCTTCAGCAGCAGGATCTGACGCTTCTTGCTGAACCAGCGGTGCCGCCCCCGTTGCGGGACGCTCTCCTGGGGGAGTCGCCGCGGGATGCGCTGCTAAAGGCCCTGGAGGGAATCAGCCCAGAGGAGCGCAATGAGCGTCAGCAACAAATGTTCCTGTTGTTGCAGGGCCAAGGTTCCGCATTAGCGGAGCTCGAACGCCTTGACGACGACCCATTGCTCCAGCAGCTGTATTGCGAAGCGGGCGCCTCTGATCCGACGCTCTGCATCGATGCTGCAGCCGCAGGGCAAGCGGCGTTCCGTTTGGTCCTCAGCACGGTGCTGCCACTGGTGACGGCCCTGCTCGGTGGACTGTTGCTGCTCGGTCAGGCCTGGCGTCTGCTGCGCGGTCGGCTGATGGCCTCGCCCGATGTTCAGGGGCCGGAGCTGACCCTTGTTGATATGGCCCTGCTGGTGGCCGGTGGCTTTGTGGTGATCAGTGCCGTTGGCGTTCCGCTGGTGGCGTTTCCGTTGGTGGGTGCACTGACGGCTGGGCTGGGCAGTCCTCGTCGTGAAGCCGTGAGTGTGGTGATCAACTACGGCGTGATGGCCCTGCCGAGCCTGCTGATCCTGTGGCGGCAACTCCGTTCGTTGCCCAGGGAGAGGGCACCGCTGGGGGGGTGGATGCAGTGGCGATTGCGTCCGCTGCTTTCAGCTCTGCGGGATGCACTGGCGGGCTGGTTGATGGTGACGCCGGTGGTGATGCTTACGGGGTGGTTGCTCGTGCGCCTGGTCGGTGATCCCGGGGGCAGCAACCCGCTGTTGGAGTTGGTGCTCGGCAGCCGTGATCCGCTTGCCCTGGCCTTGCTTGCGCTCACTGCGGTTGTGCTGGCCCCGCTGTTCGAGGAGACGATTTTCCGCGGTGCCTTGCTGCCGGTGTTGGCGACCCGACTCGGTCCCATCCCGGGGGTCCTGCTCAGTGGCCTGTTGTTTGCCATGGCCCACATCAGTGTTGGCGAGTTGGCGCCGCTCACGATGTTGGGAATTGGGCTTGGTTTGGTGCGGCTGCGCAGCGGACGCCTGTGGCCCTCGGTACTGATGCATGGGCTCTGGAACGCCGTGACGTTCCTGAACCTGCTGCTGCTCTGAACCTTGCCCCGCCTTTCTGCAGATGGTTCACTGGCTTATTCGCCTGTGATACCGGTGGTTGCCGCTCCGGAACAGCGTGCATCGACCACGGCTTTCGAGCTGATTCAAGGGTCACTGTCCTCCGGACGCATTGCACGACGCTCTCCTCTCCTTGGGGGGCTCCATCGCCTGATGGATGGCACGCTGCTGGGATTGATTGCGGCGGTTGCCGTTCTTGCTGGTCTCACGCTGCACTGGCAGCATCGCTGGACTGTGGCCTTCCGCCTGCTGGAGGCAACTCGCACCCAGGCGCACCGGTTGACGGAATCAACCGCAGTGATGGAACAGCATCTGTTGCTGCGTTCTCAGCAGCCCAACCGCCTGGTGCCAACGCAGGTGGCCAATCTGGTGCATCTTGATCGCCCTGATTTGGGCTCGTTGCAAGCCTCCGCCTCGTCTCCCGTGGCATCGCTCCAGGCCCTGGGGAATCAGCCCATCCGCGCGGGGTACTGATGACGCGGGTGTCAGGGCATCGACCCATCCGTTCGCGCCGCTCCCGCACGCGGGTCGTTCCCCTGATCCAGGTTCCCCCCAAGCGGCTCTGGATCACTTTCTGGATCCTGGCGGCAGGCTTGCTGGGGCTGGTGGGTCGCATGGCATGGCTGCAGTTGGTGCAAGCCCCCGACTTGGAGCAGCGTGCCCGTCAGCTGCAAACTCAGCGCACCCAACCCTTGGGGCAACGCCGTCCGATCGTCGATCGCACCGGCCGTTTGGTCGCGATGGATGAAAAGCGTTTCCGGCTCTGGGCTCATCCC
This region includes:
- a CDS encoding histidine phosphatase family protein, producing MPLRLLLVRHGLSSFNKERRIQGRDDLSNLSEEGHEQARALGRSLQDVRIQAIYSSPLQRAAATTASLLETQGGQTPDPDFDDGLLEVDLEPWSGQTIDELMQGSTEAYKIWKQRPMELELQRRDGSSYKPLPELMEQARGFISKLLERHPANGNDTVLVVAHNAILRCLMLVLLGEPNQGFRRLRVDNTSLSVFNIRPGDNGPQVQIECLNSTTHLQPLPEKSKNARLILVRHGETDWNKAGRFQGQIDIPLNENGRRQAVAARDFLKDISINRAWSSTLSRPTETAQIILEAHPDVPLTQIDGLVEIGHGVWEGKLESEIREDWSELLDTWKRAPETVQMPEGETIQDVWARSVRSWGEIADELKPEETVLVVAHDAVNKTILCDLLGLTPADIWAVKQGNGGVTVVDIAADPGQPAVVTCLNLTSHFGSVIDRTAAGAL
- a CDS encoding CPBP family intramembrane glutamic endopeptidase, translated to MPSSPHPVSPRWKGLLAALSLALAGFIWLSGLMDSLSRPSVAPALSLQQQDLTLLAEPAVPPPLRDALLGESPRDALLKALEGISPEERNERQQQMFLLLQGQGSALAELERLDDDPLLQQLYCEAGASDPTLCIDAAAAGQAAFRLVLSTVLPLVTALLGGLLLLGQAWRLLRGRLMASPDVQGPELTLVDMALLVAGGFVVISAVGVPLVAFPLVGALTAGLGSPRREAVSVVINYGVMALPSLLILWRQLRSLPRERAPLGGWMQWRLRPLLSALRDALAGWLMVTPVVMLTGWLLVRLVGDPGGSNPLLELVLGSRDPLALALLALTAVVLAPLFEETIFRGALLPVLATRLGPIPGVLLSGLLFAMAHISVGELAPLTMLGIGLGLVRLRSGRLWPSVLMHGLWNAVTFLNLLLL